The following proteins come from a genomic window of Bradyrhizobium manausense:
- a CDS encoding ABC1 kinase family protein — protein MLDIFRTIARLFQLLLLLARHQLPVALPFRSSPQKSGRALRIVFEKLDLTFVKLGQALALRFDLLPADYCQEFLQITNEVAAEDDQAIHQIVTEDLGRSPDEIFATFERTPFAVTSSGQIHLATSRGGKRLAVKVQNPAIRKKYDIDIRLMHWLAAPLDWAGAFGTNSVAAYVREFEHALFSELDLADAARNATVMSELSKDDDAEFRFTVRKEYTAKRILTWEFVDGIPVQQILNAIQHDDRKYLDKLEGQGYDLRLIARRIYWSTLNQIYRDGLFHSDLSPAGILVLPDNRIAYVDFAVVGRFTEEHQDSFRFFIQYTLREQFDDAIDELLRWIEAAPNKDLSGFRRDMSIVLEDYLDGFRSPVGSVTWLAARHVVVRMMSVVRQHGLFIPATVSLYLRALLTRDAIVFELSPNCDPLQDEARFMVRAARIDVGEIFRQRELMGSVTETWGEAREIIANVRKLLTSGRSIEVSLRMLQARLLQYGIWTALIGTIASLGFREDAFASLNTALGVGPYFIPGTLLFCAFIFMLLALRQGRKLAAIEQSNVIGQEVTQRSLGRVR, from the coding sequence ATGCTCGATATATTCAGGACCATAGCGCGTCTGTTTCAACTGCTGCTTTTGCTGGCACGGCATCAACTCCCTGTCGCATTGCCGTTTCGGTCGAGCCCGCAGAAATCCGGCCGCGCCCTGCGCATCGTGTTTGAAAAACTCGATCTTACCTTCGTCAAGCTCGGTCAGGCTCTGGCGCTTCGCTTTGACCTGTTGCCGGCAGACTACTGCCAGGAATTCCTGCAAATCACCAACGAAGTCGCGGCAGAAGACGATCAGGCGATTCATCAAATCGTCACTGAAGACCTGGGTCGTTCTCCCGACGAGATCTTTGCGACGTTCGAACGCACCCCCTTTGCAGTCACGTCAAGCGGACAGATTCACCTTGCGACATCTCGCGGCGGCAAGCGGCTCGCCGTGAAGGTACAAAATCCGGCCATAAGGAAAAAATACGATATCGATATCCGCTTGATGCACTGGCTCGCCGCGCCACTGGATTGGGCAGGCGCTTTCGGAACCAATTCAGTTGCCGCCTATGTCAGGGAGTTCGAGCACGCCCTGTTTTCGGAGCTCGATCTCGCGGACGCAGCGCGCAATGCGACGGTCATGTCGGAATTGTCCAAGGACGATGACGCCGAATTCCGTTTCACGGTTCGAAAGGAATATACCGCCAAACGTATTTTGACCTGGGAGTTCGTCGACGGGATACCCGTGCAGCAAATCCTGAACGCAATCCAGCACGACGACCGGAAATACCTCGATAAACTTGAAGGCCAGGGCTACGACCTGCGGCTCATCGCCCGACGCATTTACTGGAGCACGCTCAACCAGATTTATCGGGACGGGCTTTTCCATTCAGACCTGAGCCCCGCCGGTATCCTGGTTCTGCCCGACAATCGAATAGCCTATGTCGACTTTGCCGTCGTCGGGCGGTTCACCGAGGAGCATCAGGATTCATTTCGATTTTTCATACAATACACACTTCGAGAGCAATTCGACGACGCAATCGACGAGCTGTTGCGATGGATCGAAGCCGCGCCGAACAAGGACCTCTCCGGATTTCGCCGGGACATGTCCATCGTGCTCGAGGACTATCTGGACGGCTTCCGCAGCCCGGTCGGAAGCGTGACCTGGCTCGCCGCCAGGCATGTCGTGGTTCGCATGATGTCAGTCGTACGACAGCACGGCCTTTTCATTCCCGCTACGGTCTCGCTGTACTTGCGGGCTTTGCTCACGCGGGACGCAATCGTCTTCGAGCTCTCGCCCAACTGCGATCCGCTGCAGGACGAAGCACGCTTTATGGTGCGCGCCGCCAGGATCGATGTTGGCGAAATATTCAGGCAGCGGGAGCTGATGGGCAGCGTGACCGAGACGTGGGGAGAAGCCAGGGAGATCATAGCCAATGTCCGCAAGTTGCTGACATCCGGCCGTTCGATCGAGGTCTCGCTCCGCATGTTGCAGGCTCGCTTGTTGCAATATGGCATCTGGACTGCCCTGATCGGCACGATTGCCTCGCTCGGGTTCAGGGAGGATGCTTTCGCGAGCCTCAATACTGCACTCGGAGTCGGGCCATACTTCATTCCCGGAACGCTGCTTTTCTGTGCCTTTATTTTCATGCTTTTGGCGCTCCGTCAGGGACGCAAGCTTGCTGCGATCGAGCAATCTAACGTGATCGGACAGGAGGTGACTCAGCGCAGTCTCGGGCGCGTGCGATAG